DNA from Streptomyces sp. NBC_01260:
GTCTCCTGGTTCAGCACCGCCTTCTCCGCGTATGTCCGGAGGGTGTTGAGCGTCGACTGCTGGATGTTGTCCGGGCAGAACGCGAAGTGCTCGGCGGCCAGCGCCTCGGCCTCGGCCGCCGTGGTCGGCGGGCGGCTCACGGAGACGACCATCGTGTCGAAGCCGAGCACCACGACGCGTGCCCCGAACCGGTCCTCCCAGGAACGCAGCACCGCGCAGAGCCGGGCCACGTCGTTCTCGTGGTTGAGCGGCCCCGACCAGCCGATCGCCGCCGGTATGTCCGCGCTGCGCCGCGCGGGCACCAGCGCCGCCCGCATTCCGGCCGGCGAGAAGTCCATCTGGGTCATCTGGTCCGCGATCTCGGCCGCCAGACCGTCCGGGGTGTCCGGCCCCGCCTCGGCCGGCACGGGAGCCAGGCCCGGCCAGTCGGTCGCGGAGTCGTCGAGGTCGAGTTCGTCCTCGGCGTACGCCTCCCACACCTCGCTCAGGACATCCTCGGCGTCATGGTCCCCGGGGTACGTCGTCCGGGCCGGCATGAGGTCCCAGTGCTCGGGCCACTGGGTGCGCATCCCGCCGTCGATCAGTACCGGAAGCAGCCCGACGGGCCGCCCCAACGCGCGCAGCGCGGCCCACGAGCCGGGGGACGCGGACTCGTCCCCGT
Protein-coding regions in this window:
- a CDS encoding DUF4253 domain-containing protein, which encodes MAMLPNPLRSPADTGLELPPGTRVVDTADGAWDEPLLWYGDESASPGSWAALRALGRPVGLLPVLIDGGMRTQWPEHWDLMPARTTYPGDHDAEDVLSEVWEAYAEDELDLDDSATDWPGLAPVPAEAGPDTPDGLAAEIADQMTQMDFSPAGMRAALVPARRSADIPAAIGWSGPLNHENDVARLCAVLRSWEDRFGARVVVLGFDTMVVSVSRPPTTAAEAEALAAEHFAFCPDNIQQSTLNTLRTYAEKAVLNQETWAFWWD